A portion of the Shewanella sp. SNU WT4 genome contains these proteins:
- a CDS encoding IS4-like element IS10A family transposase gives MREANILQHSLHQYCPELHLKRLNSLMLASKALIECKTLTLTELGRNLPTTARTKHNIKRIDRLLGNTHLHQERLAVYQWHASLICSGNPMPIVLVDWSDIREHKRIMALRASIAFNGRSITLYEKSYPLSEQCSKAAHNGFLADLAKILPLHVTPLIVTDAGFKVPWYKEVEAHGWFWLSRIRGTVQFADIGAENWRAVRSTHDLANGQAKSLGCKTLTKTNPINCHLSLYRSKPKGRTNQRSTRTNCHHPSAKTYSTAAREPWVLASNLPPGSRSPKQLVNLYAKRMQIEETFRDLKSPAYGFGLRQSRTNSPERFDIILLIALMVQCLLWLVGLHAQQQGWDKHFQANTIGHRTVLSTIRLGLEVLRRPDYQITEKELLAAWVLFANQLLKYGYAMADL, from the coding sequence ATGCGCGAAGCCAATATCCTACAACATTCTTTACACCAATACTGCCCAGAACTTCACCTAAAACGATTAAACAGTTTGATGCTGGCCTCTAAGGCACTGATTGAATGTAAGACACTGACCTTGACTGAGTTAGGTCGAAATTTACCAACCACGGCTCGAACCAAGCACAACATCAAGCGCATTGATCGTTTGCTCGGCAACACGCATCTGCATCAAGAGCGGTTAGCGGTCTACCAATGGCATGCCAGCCTTATCTGTTCTGGTAACCCTATGCCGATTGTGCTCGTCGATTGGTCAGATATCCGAGAGCATAAACGCATCATGGCCCTGCGAGCCTCAATAGCCTTCAATGGCCGCTCTATTACCCTATATGAGAAATCCTATCCCCTATCAGAACAATGCTCTAAGGCCGCCCACAACGGTTTTTTAGCGGACTTAGCCAAGATTTTACCTTTGCATGTTACCCCTCTCATCGTGACTGACGCGGGGTTCAAAGTGCCTTGGTACAAAGAGGTTGAGGCACATGGTTGGTTTTGGCTAAGCCGTATTCGCGGTACAGTTCAATTTGCAGATATTGGTGCCGAAAATTGGCGTGCAGTGCGCAGTACACATGACTTGGCCAACGGTCAAGCGAAGAGCCTGGGTTGTAAGACCTTGACCAAAACTAACCCTATCAATTGCCATCTCTCGCTGTATCGTAGCAAACCTAAGGGCCGTACAAATCAGCGTTCAACCAGGACGAATTGCCACCATCCATCAGCAAAAACGTACTCAACAGCGGCGAGAGAACCTTGGGTGTTAGCCAGCAACTTACCACCAGGATCTCGGAGCCCAAAACAGCTGGTAAACCTGTACGCCAAACGTATGCAAATAGAGGAAACCTTTCGTGACCTCAAAAGCCCGGCATACGGCTTTGGCTTACGCCAAAGTCGTACCAACAGTCCAGAGCGATTCGACATCATCCTACTGATTGCGTTAATGGTTCAATGCCTGTTGTGGCTAGTTGGTTTACATGCACAGCAACAGGGCTGGGATAAGCATTTTCAGGCCAATACCATTGGGCATCGAACGGTACTCTCAACGATTCGCTTGGGATTGGAGGTACTCAGGCGGCCTGATTATCAAATCACGGAGAAAGAATTGCTGGCGGCGTGGGTATTATTCGCCAATCAGTTACTCAAATATGGCTATGCTATGGCCGATTTATGA